The following proteins come from a genomic window of Pseudomonas sp. WJP1:
- a CDS encoding TraX family protein yields MHMATHLNQRDRALDLLKWLALLSMVLDHLRYVGYSADWLYVPGRLAFPWFCLAMAANLARKPAVATNGQWRYLGWLLMFSAVSEIPYRMFIPNPDTLNVMPTLALGLLVVRGWQDPTLQARLLAVGAVVLAALFARQLMFGFFGVMLPLAMLLVIRRPWYFALLPGLVCLAANQWQVLYYSVRLGNHVAVAAVVTCLIAPWLGVFLLRHAHDVKPPPMRRWAYALYPVHFLILLALRQAIA; encoded by the coding sequence ATGCACATGGCTACACACTTAAATCAGCGCGACCGTGCACTGGATCTGCTCAAGTGGCTGGCGCTGCTGAGCATGGTGCTCGATCACCTGCGATATGTCGGCTACTCCGCCGATTGGCTGTATGTGCCGGGGCGCCTGGCATTTCCGTGGTTTTGCCTGGCGATGGCGGCCAACCTGGCGCGCAAGCCGGCGGTGGCGACCAACGGGCAGTGGCGCTATCTGGGCTGGTTGTTAATGTTTAGCGCCGTGAGCGAAATCCCCTACCGAATGTTCATTCCCAACCCCGACACGTTGAACGTGATGCCCACGCTGGCGCTCGGTCTGTTGGTGGTCCGCGGTTGGCAGGACCCGACCCTGCAAGCGCGTCTGCTAGCGGTCGGCGCCGTCGTGCTGGCGGCACTGTTTGCGCGACAGCTGATGTTCGGGTTTTTCGGCGTGATGTTGCCGCTGGCAATGCTGCTGGTGATTCGGCGTCCCTGGTATTTCGCCCTGTTACCGGGGCTGGTTTGCCTGGCGGCCAATCAATGGCAGGTGCTGTATTACTCCGTTCGATTGGGTAATCACGTGGCCGTGGCGGCTGTCGTTACTTGTCTGATTGCGCCATGGCTGGGGGTGTTCCTGTTGCGACATGCGCATGACGTAAAACCACCGCCGATGCGGCGCTGGGCGTATGCGCTGTATCCCGTACACTTCCTGATATTGCTAGCACTACGACAGGCCATCGCCTAA
- the glyA gene encoding serine hydroxymethyltransferase gives MFSKQDQIKGYDDALLAAMNAEEQRQEDHIELIASENYTSKRVMEAQGSGLTNKYAEGYPGKRYYGGCEHVDKVEALAIERAKQLFGADYANVQPHSGSSANSAVYLALLQAGDTILGMSLAHGGHLTHGAKVSSSGKLYNAVQYGIDTDTGLINYDEVERLAVEHKPKMIVAGFSAYSKTLDFPRFRQIADKVGALLFVDMAHVAGLVAAGLYPNPLPYADVVTTTTHKTLRGPRGGLILAKSNEEIEKKLNAAVFPGAQGGPLMHVIAGKAVCFKEALEPGFKAYQQQVIDNAQAMAGVFIKRGYDVVSGGTDNHLFLVSLIRQGLTGKEADAALGRAHITVNKNAVPNDPQSPFVTSGLRIGTPAVTTRGFKVTQCVELAGWICDILDNLGDADVEANVAQQVSALCADFPVYR, from the coding sequence ATGTTCAGCAAGCAAGACCAGATCAAAGGTTACGACGATGCACTGCTGGCGGCGATGAATGCCGAGGAGCAACGCCAGGAAGATCACATCGAACTGATCGCGTCGGAGAACTACACCAGCAAACGTGTGATGGAAGCGCAAGGCAGCGGCCTGACCAACAAATACGCCGAAGGCTATCCGGGCAAGCGCTACTACGGTGGCTGCGAGCACGTGGACAAGGTTGAAGCGCTGGCCATCGAACGCGCCAAGCAGCTGTTCGGTGCCGACTACGCCAACGTGCAGCCGCACTCCGGTTCCTCGGCCAACAGCGCCGTTTACCTGGCCCTGCTGCAAGCCGGCGACACCATCCTGGGCATGAGCCTGGCCCATGGCGGTCACCTGACCCACGGTGCCAAGGTTTCGTCCTCCGGCAAGCTGTACAACGCCGTGCAGTACGGCATCGATACCGACACCGGCCTGATCAACTACGACGAAGTCGAGCGCCTTGCGGTCGAGCACAAGCCGAAAATGATCGTTGCCGGTTTCTCGGCCTACTCCAAGACCCTCGATTTCCCGCGCTTCCGTCAGATCGCTGACAAAGTCGGTGCGCTGCTGTTCGTCGACATGGCCCACGTGGCCGGTCTGGTCGCCGCCGGCCTGTACCCGAACCCGCTGCCGTACGCCGACGTGGTCACCACCACCACCCACAAGACCCTGCGCGGTCCACGTGGCGGCCTGATCCTGGCCAAGTCCAACGAAGAAATCGAGAAGAAGCTCAACGCTGCCGTCTTCCCCGGCGCCCAGGGCGGCCCGCTGATGCACGTGATCGCCGGTAAGGCGGTGTGCTTCAAGGAAGCGCTGGAGCCAGGCTTCAAGGCTTATCAGCAACAAGTGATCGACAACGCCCAGGCCATGGCCGGCGTGTTTATCAAACGCGGCTACGATGTAGTGTCCGGCGGCACCGATAACCACCTGTTCCTGGTCAGCCTGATCCGTCAGGGCCTCACCGGCAAAGAGGCGGATGCAGCACTCGGTCGCGCCCACATCACTGTGAACAAGAACGCTGTCCCGAACGATCCACAGTCGCCGTTCGTCACCTCCGGCCTGCGCATCGGCACCCCGGCGGTCACCACTCGCGGCTTCAAGGTCACCCAGTGCGTCGAGCTGGCCGGCTGGATCTGCGACATCCTCGATAACCTCGGCGATGCCGATGTCGAGGCGAATGTCGCCCAGCAAGTATCGGCACTGTGCGCGGACTTCCCGGTTTATCGCTGA
- a CDS encoding sarcosine oxidase subunit beta family protein, translating into MQRYSGFGLFKHSLSHHENWQRMWRTPTPKKVYDVVIVGGGGHGLATAYYLAKEHGITNVAVVEKGWLGGGNTARNTTIVRSNYLWDESAHLYEHAMKLWEGLSQDLNYNVMFSQRGVYNLCHTLQDIRDSERRVSANRLNGVDGELLDAKQVADEIPYLDCSKNTRYPVMGATVQRRGGVARHDAVAWGFARAADALGVDLIQQTEVIGFRKENGVCIGVETNKGFIGGKRVGVVTAGNSGHMAKLAGFRLPIESHPLQALVSEPIKPIIDSVIMSNAVHGYISQSDKGDLVIGAGIDGYNGYGQRGSYPVIEHTIQAIVEMFPVLSRVRMNRQWGGIVDTTPDACPIISKTPVPNMFFNCGWGTGGFKATPGSGNVFAASLAKGEMHPLAAPFSIDRFHNGALIDEHGAAAVAH; encoded by the coding sequence ATGCAACGCTACTCAGGCTTCGGCCTCTTCAAACACTCGCTCAGCCACCACGAAAACTGGCAGCGCATGTGGCGCACACCGACCCCGAAAAAGGTCTACGACGTGGTCATCGTCGGCGGTGGCGGGCATGGTCTGGCGACCGCCTACTACCTGGCCAAGGAACACGGCATCACTAACGTGGCCGTGGTCGAGAAAGGCTGGCTGGGCGGCGGTAACACCGCGCGCAACACCACCATCGTTCGCTCCAACTACCTGTGGGACGAGTCTGCGCACCTGTACGAGCACGCGATGAAACTGTGGGAAGGCCTGTCCCAGGACCTGAACTACAACGTGATGTTCTCCCAGCGTGGCGTCTACAACCTGTGCCACACCCTGCAGGATATTCGTGATTCCGAGCGTCGGGTCAGCGCCAACCGCCTCAACGGCGTGGACGGCGAGCTGCTCGATGCCAAGCAAGTAGCCGACGAGATTCCGTACCTCGACTGCTCGAAGAACACCCGCTACCCGGTGATGGGCGCCACCGTCCAGCGTCGCGGCGGCGTGGCCCGTCACGATGCCGTGGCCTGGGGCTTTGCCCGTGCCGCCGACGCCTTGGGCGTGGACTTGATCCAGCAGACCGAAGTGATCGGCTTCCGCAAGGAAAACGGCGTGTGCATCGGCGTGGAAACCAACAAGGGCTTCATCGGTGGCAAGCGCGTCGGCGTAGTCACCGCCGGTAACTCCGGGCACATGGCCAAGCTGGCCGGTTTCCGTCTGCCGATCGAGTCCCACCCGCTGCAAGCGCTGGTGTCCGAGCCGATCAAGCCGATCATCGACAGCGTGATCATGTCCAACGCCGTACACGGTTACATCAGCCAGTCCGACAAGGGCGACCTGGTAATCGGCGCCGGTATCGACGGCTACAACGGCTACGGCCAGCGCGGTTCGTACCCGGTGATCGAACACACCATCCAGGCCATCGTCGAGATGTTCCCGGTCCTGTCCCGCGTACGCATGAACCGTCAGTGGGGCGGCATCGTCGACACCACGCCGGATGCGTGCCCGATCATTTCGAAAACCCCGGTGCCGAACATGTTCTTCAACTGCGGTTGGGGCACCGGCGGCTTCAAGGCAACACCTGGCTCGGGCAACGTGTTTGCCGCAAGCCTGGCCAAGGGCGAAATGCACCCATTGGCCGCACCTTTCTCCATCGACCGTTTCCACAACGGTGCGTTGATCGATGAACACGGCGCTGCTGCGGTTGCCCACTAA